From the genome of Vicinamibacterales bacterium:
CCGAACAGGCCGCGGCGGATGCCGAGCAGGCCGCGGCGGACGAGGCGGCCCGCGTCGTCCGCCCGGCGTCGATCCGCCGCCCGCAGCGGGCGGAGACGCCGGTCACGCCCGCGTAGCGTCGCCTGCCGGGCCCCAGTTTGCGCCGGCCGGGACCGTCTCGGCCGGCGTTTTCGTGTACCGCCGGCGCGGCGCGCCGCGGTCAGTGCCTCCGGGCACTTCGATGGAGAACCAGATGGCAATCACGGCAGACATGGTGAAGCAGCTGCGCGACAAGACCGGCGCAGGCATGATGGATTGCAAGGCCGCGCTCGCGGAGTCGGGCGGCGACATGGACAAGGCGGTGGAGATCCTTCGCAAGAAGGGCATCGCGAGCGCGACCAAGCGCGCCGGCCGCGCCACGAAGGAAGGCGTCGTCGGCCACTACATCCACATGGGCGGCAAGGTGGGCGTCCTCGTGGAGGTGAACTGCGAGACCGACTTCGTCGCGCGGACGGACGATTTCCAGACGCTGGCCCGCGAGATCGCCATGCACGTGGCGGCGGCCGACCCCCGCTACGTCTCGAGGGAGCAGGTCCCGGCCGCGGAACTCGAGAAGGAGAAGGAGATCTACCGCGCGCAGTTCGCGGGGTCGGGCAAGCCGGCCGCCGTCGTGGACAAGATCGTTGAGGGCAAGCTGGGCAGCTTCTACGCCCAGGTCTGTCTCGTCGATCAGCCGTCGGTCCGGGATCCGAACGTCACCGTCCAGCAGATGCTGCAGGCGGCGACGGCGAAGACCGGTGAGAACATCACGGTCTCCCGCTTCGTGCGCTTCAAGCTGGGCGAACTGGCGGAGTGACGTGCGGCCGGGCCCTTCGCGGCCCATCCCGCCGTCCGACCTCGCTATAATGCCGGCCTGAGATGTCCGCTTCCACTGCCACGACGCCCTCCGTTCGCTACGCCCGCGTGCTCCTCAAGCTGTCGGGAGAGGCGCTGATGGGCGATGGCACGTATGGCATCGACGCCGACGTCGCCGGGCGCATCGCCGCGGAGGTGGCCGACATCCAGTCGCTCGGCGTCCAGACCGCGGTCGTCATCGGCGGCGGCAACATCTTCCGAGGCGTCGCGGCCAGCGCGCGCGGCATGGACCGGTCGACCGCCGACTACATGGGCATGCTCGCGACGGTCATGAACGCGCTGGCCCTGCAGGACGCCCTGGAAGGGCTCGGGGTGGCCACGCGGGTCCTGTCGGCCATCGAGATGCGCGCCGTCGCGGAGCCCTTCATCCGCCGCCGCGCCATCCGACACCTCGAGAAGGGCCGGGTCGTGGTGTTCGCCGCCGGCACCGGCAACCCGTATTTCACCACCGACACGGCCGCGGCCCTCCGAGCGATGGAGGTCAAGGCCGACGTCATCCTGAAGGCCACCAAGGTGGACGGCATCTACACCGCCGATCCCGTCAAGCATCCGGACGCGTCGCGGTACGACACCATCTCGTACCTGCAGGTCCTCCAGGATCGGCTGCAGGTGATGGACGCGACGGCCATCTCCCTGTGCATGGACAACAAGCTGCCCATCGTCGTGTTCAATCTGCGAACGCCCGGCAACGTACGCCGGGTCGTGACGGGCGAGGCCGTCGGGACGACGGTGACGAGCTGATCTGGCGGGCGCCGGAGCGCAGGCCCGGAGACCGGGCCGCGCGGGCGCGCCGTCCGAGGTGACAGGCATGGACGTCAACGATCTGAAGGAACTCTACGCCGAGGCGCGCAAACGGATGGACGGGCACATCGAGCACGTCCGCCGCGAACTGGCTGGAGTCCGCACCGGGCGCGCCAGCACCGGCATGCTCGAGAACCTGCTGGTCGAGGCCTACGGCGCCAAGATGCCACTCAACCAGGTGGCCACGCTCTCGATTCCCGAGCCGTCACTCATCATCGCGCAGCCGTTCGATCCCTCGACGATGGCGAGCCTGGAGAAGGCGATCCGGACGTCGGACCTCGGCTTGAATCCAGCCAGCGATGGCAAGGTCATCCGGATCCCGATCCCGCCGCTCACCGAAGAGCGCCGGAAGGACCTGTCCAAGCACGTGCACAAGGCCGCCGAAGAGGGGCGCAACCACGTACGGACGATCCGGCGCGACGCCAACGACAAGCTCAAGAAGATGCTGAAGGAGCACACGATCTCGGAGGACGACGAGCGGCGGGGCCTGGACGAGGTCCAGAAGATCACGGACGCGGCCATCCACGCCATCGACGATCTCCAGCGCAAGAAGGACGAAGATCTCCTCGGGAAATGAGAGGGTCCCCGGGACTCGGGACCCGGGGCTGACACAACGCTGGGCGGCACCGCCGCGTTAATCCGGGACCCGAGACCCGAGACCCGAGCGCCGATGTTCTTCAGCCACCTCGAGTGCAGCGTGCCCTGCGGCGCCGGACCGTTCGACGCCCGACAGCGACACCACGTCTGTCCGGCCTGCGGGATGCCCCTGCTCGCCCGCTACGACATGGCGCGGGCCCGGTCCTGGTCGAAGGACAGCCTGGCCGGCCGGACGCCGAACATGTGGCGCTACCGGGAGATGCTGCCCCTCTTCCCAGGGGAGGTGCCCGTCTCGCTCGGGGAAGGGTTCACCCCGCTGCTGCGCACGTGCCGGCTCGGCGACGCGGTCGGTCTCGACACGCTGTATGTGAAGGACGAGTCCTTCAATCCGACCAACTCCTTCAAGGCGCGCGGCCAGTCCACGGCGGTCACGCGCGCCAAGGCGCTGGGGGCCACGACGATCACGCTGCCGACGGCCGGCAACGCCGGCAACGCCGCGGCGGCCTACGCGGCGGCGGCCGACATGCGCTGCGAGGTCTTCATGCCTCGCGACGCCAAGCAGCCCTTCCTGGACGAGTGCCACCTGTATGACGCGCACGTGACGCTCGTCGACGGCCTCATCACCGACGCCGGCAAGATGGCCGGAGAGCAGGCCGCCAAGCACGACTGGTACGACGTCTCGACGCTCAAGGAGCCGTACCGGGCCGAGGGCAAGAAGACGATGGGCTACGAGCTGGCCGAGCAGCTCGGCTGGGAACTGCCGGACTGGATCATCTATCCGACGGGCGGCGGCACCGGCATGGTGGGCATGTGGAAGGCTTTCGACGAGATGGAGGCGCTCGGCTGGATCGGTCCCAAGCGGCCGAAGATGGTCACCGTGCAGCCGACGGGATGCGCGCCGATCGTCCGGGCGTTCGAGACGGGCGCGGAGAAGGCGGCGACCTGGGAAGCCCCGGACACCCAGGCTCACGGACTCCGCGTGCCGCGGGCCATCGGCGACTTCCTGGTGCTGCGTGCCATCCGGGAGAGCGGCGGCACGGCCGTCGCGGTGTCCGACCGCCAGATGGTGGACGACATGGTCGTCATCGGCCGGCTCGAGGGCATCTCGGCCGCGCCGGAGGGCGCCGCGGCCCTGTCGGCCGCGCGGATGCTGCTGGCATCCGGCCACATCGCCCGCCACGAGACCGTGGTCCTCTTCAACACCGGCGGCGCGCTCAAGTACCTCGAGGTCCTGCACGCCGTCCGCTGACGGCCGGCGCCGTCAGTCGCCCAGGTGCACGCCGAGGGCGCGGGCGTTGGCGAGCAGGTCGTAGTCCAGGGGCACGGTCTTGGTCCGTCCCACGACGTCGGCGAGTGGCACGTGCACGATGTCCGGAGGGTTGTTGGCCACCATCCGCCCGTAGACGCCGCGCCGGAGCAGTTCCACCGCCTTGGCGCCGAAGCGCGTTGCCAGCACCCGGTCGAACGGCGTCGGCGAGCCGCCGCGCTGCAGGTGCCCGAGGACGACGCAGCGGCTTTCCTTCCCCGTCATCTCGCCGAGCGAGTCGGCCACCTGCTGTCCGACCCCGCCGAGGCGCTCCACGACCCCAGGCCGGGCCGCGGCTCTGACCGTGTGCGTGCCGCCGACTGGCTTGGCGCCCTCCGCCACCACGACGATGCTGAACCGCGCGCCCCACGACTCGCGCTCGCGGATGCGGGACGCGATCTTGTCGAGGTCGTAGGCGATCTCGGGAATCAGGATGACGTCCGCTCCACCGGCGATGCCCGCATGCAGGGCGATCCACCCTGCATAGCGGCCCATCACCTCGACGACCATGATCCGCTTGTGCGACTGCGCGGTCGAGTGGAGGCGATCGATGGCGTCGGCCGCGAACGAGACGGCCGTGTCGAACCCGAAGCAGCTCGTCGTGCCGACGATGTCGTTGTCGATGGTCTTGGGCACGCCGACGACGGGGATGCCCTTCAGGTAGAACTGGTGGGCGATGGCCAGCGTGCCGTCGCCGCCGATCACGACGAGCGCGTCCAGCCCCATCTCCCCGAACGTCTGGACCACCCGGTCGGAGTAGTCGGCCTTGCCGTCCTCGGTCGGGTATTCGAACGGGTTGCCGCGGTTGGTGGTCCCCAGGATCGTGCCGCCCAGGCGCAGGATGCCGGTCACGTCGCCGGGCAGCAGCCGGCGCGACCGGGTCGGGTCGAGCAGGCCATCGAAGCTGTCTTCCAGCCCGATGACTTCCATGCCGGTGTTGCAGCCGGCCTTCACCACGGCACGGATGACGGCGTTCAGGCCGGGTGCGTCACCACCGCCCGTCAGCACGCCGATCTTTCGATGGTCTGGAGCCATGAACCCTTGAGTATATCGGCGGCCCCCGGGACGCCTGCAATCCCCGGCGCCCCGCGGATCGTGGTCCGCCGGACCGGGTACGCGGCGTCCCGCCTCTGCTGAAGCGAGGCGCGGCCACACGCATCGCCGGGAAGCGGCGACGGAACCGGGGCCTCGTCCGCTTGCACGACGAGACGTCAATTTCGTCATGCGTGCATCGAATGCTGACATTCGTGTCAGGGAGAGCGAGGCGGCGGCTCCGGGTTCTGCAGCGGCGAACCTCAGGTGGTCCGGTGGTACCGACTTCGCAAGGCTGGTGGCACCATGACCCGCTCCGCCGTCATCCGGACCGCCGCCGTCGCCTGTTCACTGGCGGCGTGGCTTCTCTCGAGTCTGCCCGCGGCCGCACAGGTGCCGGCTGCGCCGACCCTCCAGGCGAGCGCCTCCGGGAGCACGGTCTCGG
Proteins encoded in this window:
- a CDS encoding threonine synthase — its product is MFFSHLECSVPCGAGPFDARQRHHVCPACGMPLLARYDMARARSWSKDSLAGRTPNMWRYREMLPLFPGEVPVSLGEGFTPLLRTCRLGDAVGLDTLYVKDESFNPTNSFKARGQSTAVTRAKALGATTITLPTAGNAGNAAAAYAAAADMRCEVFMPRDAKQPFLDECHLYDAHVTLVDGLITDAGKMAGEQAAKHDWYDVSTLKEPYRAEGKKTMGYELAEQLGWELPDWIIYPTGGGTGMVGMWKAFDEMEALGWIGPKRPKMVTVQPTGCAPIVRAFETGAEKAATWEAPDTQAHGLRVPRAIGDFLVLRAIRESGGTAVAVSDRQMVDDMVVIGRLEGISAAPEGAAALSAARMLLASGHIARHETVVLFNTGGALKYLEVLHAVR
- the pyrH gene encoding UMP kinase, with amino-acid sequence MSASTATTPSVRYARVLLKLSGEALMGDGTYGIDADVAGRIAAEVADIQSLGVQTAVVIGGGNIFRGVAASARGMDRSTADYMGMLATVMNALALQDALEGLGVATRVLSAIEMRAVAEPFIRRRAIRHLEKGRVVVFAAGTGNPYFTTDTAAALRAMEVKADVILKATKVDGIYTADPVKHPDASRYDTISYLQVLQDRLQVMDATAISLCMDNKLPIVVFNLRTPGNVRRVVTGEAVGTTVTS
- the frr gene encoding ribosome recycling factor — protein: MDVNDLKELYAEARKRMDGHIEHVRRELAGVRTGRASTGMLENLLVEAYGAKMPLNQVATLSIPEPSLIIAQPFDPSTMASLEKAIRTSDLGLNPASDGKVIRIPIPPLTEERRKDLSKHVHKAAEEGRNHVRTIRRDANDKLKKMLKEHTISEDDERRGLDEVQKITDAAIHAIDDLQRKKDEDLLGK
- a CDS encoding ATP-dependent 6-phosphofructokinase, translated to MAPDHRKIGVLTGGGDAPGLNAVIRAVVKAGCNTGMEVIGLEDSFDGLLDPTRSRRLLPGDVTGILRLGGTILGTTNRGNPFEYPTEDGKADYSDRVVQTFGEMGLDALVVIGGDGTLAIAHQFYLKGIPVVGVPKTIDNDIVGTTSCFGFDTAVSFAADAIDRLHSTAQSHKRIMVVEVMGRYAGWIALHAGIAGGADVILIPEIAYDLDKIASRIRERESWGARFSIVVVAEGAKPVGGTHTVRAAARPGVVERLGGVGQQVADSLGEMTGKESRCVVLGHLQRGGSPTPFDRVLATRFGAKAVELLRRGVYGRMVANNPPDIVHVPLADVVGRTKTVPLDYDLLANARALGVHLGD
- the tsf gene encoding translation elongation factor Ts: MAITADMVKQLRDKTGAGMMDCKAALAESGGDMDKAVEILRKKGIASATKRAGRATKEGVVGHYIHMGGKVGVLVEVNCETDFVARTDDFQTLAREIAMHVAAADPRYVSREQVPAAELEKEKEIYRAQFAGSGKPAAVVDKIVEGKLGSFYAQVCLVDQPSVRDPNVTVQQMLQAATAKTGENITVSRFVRFKLGELAE